Proteins encoded together in one Lathyrus oleraceus cultivar Zhongwan6 chromosome 5, CAAS_Psat_ZW6_1.0, whole genome shotgun sequence window:
- the LOC127078899 gene encoding uncharacterized protein LOC127078899, whose product MEDVEASETYNIPRYVTTLSKSSMIITNRDNVDRNICLLISQVLHIEPKIGVVPDVSTSLAQPDNITETPLDNSDVNVSTLSPEKSKDKEESEGMSGDLADKDENSTKKDQSSVIVNIEDLDSDDMPIGQRLDPGITKRWSKVVTPVSMKKYLKRKEVLSESSESDHDVEHSVQDIVSTTRKLELKRELGKDVFECKEVMSLIQKVGLMKTVTGFGKCYEIFVKEFIVNISKECDNKRSKEFRKVNEEEQAEVEVFDNVICKEITVKQVKEWSKKGKLSASALSVKYDILHRTRAANWVPTNHTSNIASGLGKFIYILGTKLSFDFGSCVFDQTMKHMTSYDVKVSIAFPSLTCGVILSQHPSILISYDSIYKRDPPLSLHYRLFIGKHVPDIIMTSGQTSSRPTTRTTILADLKNTWKTLDETIKICTERKSRLEILIKALSEEEGGFER is encoded by the exons ATGGAAGATGTTGAAGCCTCTGAAACCTATAATATACCTAGGTATGTCACTACATTGAGTAAATCTAGCATGATCATTACGAACAGAGACAATGTAGATAGGAATATTTGTCTATTGATCTCTCAAGTTTTGCATATTGAACCCAAGATTGGTGTCGTGCCGGATGTCTCCACATCTTTGGCCCAACCTGATAACATTACTGAAACCCCTCTAGATAATTCTGATGTTAATGTGTCTACTCTATCTCCTGAAAAATCAAAAGACAAAGAGGAGTCTGAAGGGATGAGTGGTGATCTGGCTGACAAAGATGAAAACTCTACAAAAAAGGATCAATCCAGTGTCATAGTGAATATAGAGGATTTGGACTCTGATGATATGCCTATTGGTCAAAGACTGGATCCAGGAATAACTAAAAG ATGGAGCAAGGTTGTTACTCCTGTTTCTATGAAGAAATATCTTAAGAGGAAGGAAGTTCTATCTGAGTCTAGTGAATCTGACCATGATGTGGAACACAGTGTTCAGGACATCGTTTCTACTACCAGAAA ATTAGAACTGAAAAGGGAACTGGGCAAAGATGTTTTTGAATGCAAAGAGGTGATGAGTCTGATTCAAAAGgttggattaatgaaaactgtaACTGGCTTTGGCAAGTGTTATGAAATTTTTGTTAAAGAATTTATTGTGAATATCTCTAAGGAATGTGATAACAAGAGGAGCAAGGAGTTTAGAAAAGT AAATGAAGAAGAACAAGCTGAAGTGGAAGTCTTTGACAATGTTATCTGCAAAGAGATTACAGTTAAACAAGTAAAGGAATGGTCTAAGAAAGGGAAGCTATCAGCAAGTGCTTTGAGTGTGAAGTATGATATACTTCACAGAACTAGAGCTGCTAATTGGGTTCCAACTAATCACACTTCCAACATTGCTTCAGGATTGGGTAAGTTCATTTATATTCTCGGGACCAAGTTAAGTTTTGATTTTGGATCCTGTGTATTTGATCAAACTATGAAGCATATGACCTCTTATGATGTGAAGGTGTCAATAGCTTTTCCATCATTGACTTGTGGTGTTATTCTGAGTCAACACCCAAGTATTTTGATCAGTTATGATAGTATCTACAAGAGAGACCCTCCACTCTCATTACATTATAGGTTGTTCATTGGGAAACATGTTCCAGACATTATTATGACATCTGGCCAGACATCTTCTAGGCCTACTACTAGAACAACCATCCTTGCTGATCTAAAAAATACCTGGAAGACCTTGGATGAAACTATTAAAATTTGTACTGAGAGGAAGAGCAGGCTTGAAATTTTGATAAAGGCCTTGTCTGAAGAAGAAGGGGGATTTGAAAGGTGA
- the LOC127078897 gene encoding uncharacterized protein LOC127078897, with protein MDLIKVVGLLKTVVGFSQCYNEFIINIPEDISDKNNKELCKVFVRDKCITFSPTVINNFLGKKNEGACELEVTDNQVYREITARQVKVWHVKKHLPTGKLTVKYDILHKIGAANWVPTNHISNIANTLRRFIFVVGTKVKFDYGRFMFDQIIKHATTNAVKLPIAFPSMICGIILNQHPGILCSNDLPSRRKPALFVHYKLFEGSHVENIVMTSAMKRPASKVGAIVELKETCKELSEGIRVATARKQSLEALIASLEQAKSENVEHANVRHEEEAEAHTSSERYANNDDASGNFASGADEEAANSSSTE; from the coding sequence atggacctgataaAAGTTGTTGGGTTGTTGAAGACTGTTGTTGGGTTCTCTCAATGCTATAACGAATTTATTATCAACATTCCTGAGGATATTTCTGATAAGAACAACAAGGAGTTATGCAAGGTGTTTGTGAGGGATAAGTGTATAACATTCTCTCCTACTGTTATTAATAATTTTCTAGGAAAAAAAAATGAGGGTGCATGTGAATTAGAAGTTACAGACAATCAGGTCTATAGGGAGATTACAGCTAGGCAGGTGAAAGTTTGGCATGTTAAAAAGCATCTTCCTACTGGGAAGTTGACTGTCAAGTATGATATCCTGCATAAAATAGGAGCTGCCAACTGGGTCCCTACCAACCATATCTCCAACATTGCTAACACTCTTAGGAGGTTTATTTTTGTTGTTGGAACAAAAGTGAAATTTGACTACGGTAGATTTATGTTTGATCAAATCATCAAGCATGCAACTACTAATGCAGTTAAGCTGCCAATTGCTTTTCCCTCTATGATCTGTGGAATTATCTTGAATCAACATCCTGGTATTCTGTGCTCAAATGACTtacctagtagaagaaaaccAGCTCTGTTTGTGCACTACAAACTCTTTGAAGGAAGTCATGTCGAGaatattgtcatgacatctgccatgAAAAGGCCAGCCTCAAAAGTTGGAGCAATTGTTGAGCTTAAGGAGACATGTAAAGAGCTAAgtgaagggataagggtagcCACAGCTAGAAAACAATCCTTGGAAGCcttgattgcaagcttggagcagGCTAAGAGTGAGAATGTTGAACATGCTAATGTCAGGCATGAAGAAGAAgctgaagcccacacctctagtgagaggtaTGCTAACAATGATGATGCAAGTGGCAATTTTGCTTCTGGTGCCGATGAAGAAGCTGCAAACTCAAGCTCTACTGAGTAG
- the LOC127078898 gene encoding secreted RxLR effector protein 161-like, whose product MSMIGSLLYLTASRPDITFSVGVCVRYLSEPKISHITQVKRILKYINGTSDYGILYSHNANSLLRGYCDVDWEDSVDDKKRTSEGCFFLGNNLISWFSKKQNSVSLSTTEAEFIETGSNCSQLIWMKQMDLVEDKIVTLEHVTTKKQLAYIFTKALGANQFENLRGELGICMLEEL is encoded by the exons ATGAGTATGATTGGTAGTTTGTTGTATCTTACAGCTAGCAGACCTGACATTACATTTTCTGTAGGAGTATGTGTAAGGTATTTGTCTGAACCTAAAATTAGTCATATTActcaagtgaaaaggatcctgaagtACATCAATGGAACTAGTGACTATGGAATATTGTATTCTCACAATGCAAATTCCTTGCTTAGAGGATACTGTGATGTAGATTGGGAAGACAGTGTTGATGATAAAAAGAGAACTTCTgaaggatgtttcttcttgggaaataatcttaTATCTTGGTTTAGCAAGAAGCAAAATAGTGTGTCTTTATCTACGACTGAGGCTGAATTTATTGAAACAGGAAGCAATTGTTCTCAATtaatttggatgaaacaaat GGATCTTGTTGAAGACAAAATTGTTACTCTTGAGCATGTAACCACTAAGAAGCAACTGGCATATATTTTCACTAAAGCTTTAGGTGCAaatcagtttgaaaacttaaggggtGAATTGGGCATTTGCATGCTTGAAGAATTATAA